A window from Pseudanabaena sp. FACHB-2040 encodes these proteins:
- a CDS encoding UBP-type zinc finger domain-containing protein, giving the protein MSCQHLNELTLETMISKANYPVFGCEECLLVGDRWVHLRICQTCGKMLCCDSSKNQHARHHYEESGHAVISSAELGEQ; this is encoded by the coding sequence CTGTCTTGTCAGCATCTGAACGAACTGACGCTAGAGACTATGATTTCAAAAGCCAATTACCCGGTATTCGGCTGTGAGGAATGCCTTCTCGTTGGCGATCGCTGGGTACATTTAAGAATTTGTCAAACCTGCGGCAAAATGCTGTGCTGCGACTCGTCTAAAAATCAACACGCTCGTCATCATTACGAAGAAAGCGGACACGCGGTGATCAGTTCAGCCGAATTGGGAGAACAATAG